In Fundulus heteroclitus isolate FHET01 unplaced genomic scaffold, MU-UCD_Fhet_4.1 scaffold_912, whole genome shotgun sequence, a single window of DNA contains:
- the LOC118562427 gene encoding uncharacterized protein LOC118562427: MEATSLQLFVLNQRTLTQWFNRRESTQEISVLTQGLAAEDHIVVASSQLPPPREKLDKVSPPSGLQHEFALPPNRAGQAPKLRPGRRPASATVVQPVTPAAPLPVPAQLLLLNPGSTVMAAGHHRAAPPLAPHLTPATQVAPAPTAPASLSRFTERNRRRRAEEEATGSQKRKYVREVAFNKCSKCGQPKTKEFGHSRFGSATFCPSASGGKSLEQWLVEQRQLKKPGNPP; this comes from the exons ATGGAGGCCACCTCACTTCAGCTTTTTGTCCTCAACCAGAGGACTCTGACACAGTG GTTTAATCGAAGGGAGAGCACGCAGGAGATCAGTGTCCTCACCCAGGGCCTTGCTGCAGAGGACCACATCGTTGTGGCCAGCTCACAGCTGCCTCCTCCGCGGGAGAAGCTGGACAAAGTGTCGCCCCCATCAGGACTCCAGCATGAGTTTGCCCTCCCGCCGAACAGAGCAGGACAGGCTCCTAAGCTGCGGCCAGGCAGACGACCTGCTAGTGCCACAGTCGTGCAGCCCGTCACCccagcagctcctcttcctGTCCCAGCTCAGCTTCTTTTATTGAACCCTGGGTCGACAGTGATGGCAGCAGGTCATCACAGGGCTGCTCCTCCCCTGGCTCCTCATTTAACACCTGCCACACAGGTGGCTCCTGCACCCACTGCCCCTGCGTCTCTGTCCCGCTTCACTGAGAGGAACAGGCGGCGCAGGGCAGAAGAGGAGGCCACCGGGAGCCAGAAAAGAAAGTATGTCAGAGAAGTGGCTTTTAACAAATGCAGCAAATGTGGGCAGCCAAAAACTAAAGAGTTTGGCCACAGCCGCTTCGGCAGCGCCACTTTCTGCCCCAGTGCTTCAGGGGGCAAATCCTTGGAGCAGTGGCTGGTAGAAcagcggcagctgaagaaaccgGGAAACCCACcctaa